In Armatimonadota bacterium, the following proteins share a genomic window:
- a CDS encoding aminoglycoside phosphotransferase family protein — MEFGKPPADFPVEAGLVQRLVASQFPQYSGLALQEVESGWDNSMFRLGKDLAVRLPRREDSLACTQAEIEWLPLLAKQLPLPTPAPLHFGQPDRDFPHPWTIVPWLPGKPADLFPPAASEPAALARFFEALHKPAPANAPVNPYRGVPLPDMDRRRQSSGDPIEPHLTRHQIEQWNLSLEEDCPGSALWIHGDLHPMNALTEGGRFAAILDWGDLTSGDPACDLARFYMFFQDPDAIWAATRDPGVVRRAQGWALHFGVTHLRHGEHGQPRHGEIGKQTLETLERASLMR; from the coding sequence GTGGAGTTTGGAAAGCCCCCGGCAGACTTCCCCGTAGAGGCCGGCCTTGTGCAGCGGCTTGTTGCATCGCAGTTCCCCCAATATTCTGGGCTGGCTTTGCAAGAAGTCGAATCGGGTTGGGACAATTCCATGTTCCGGCTTGGCAAGGACCTTGCCGTTCGCTTGCCTCGCAGGGAGGATTCGCTGGCTTGCACCCAAGCTGAAATCGAGTGGCTCCCTTTGTTGGCAAAGCAGCTCCCGCTCCCAACGCCGGCCCCCCTCCATTTCGGGCAACCAGACCGCGACTTCCCCCATCCGTGGACGATTGTGCCTTGGCTCCCTGGAAAGCCGGCCGATTTGTTCCCTCCCGCTGCTTCGGAGCCGGCTGCCCTGGCCCGGTTCTTTGAGGCCTTGCATAAACCAGCGCCCGCGAATGCGCCCGTTAACCCCTACCGGGGGGTGCCGCTCCCGGATATGGATCGACGCCGCCAATCATCGGGAGATCCCATCGAACCGCACCTCACCCGGCACCAGATTGAGCAGTGGAATCTGTCCCTGGAAGAGGATTGCCCCGGATCAGCTTTGTGGATCCATGGCGACCTCCACCCGATGAATGCCTTGACAGAAGGAGGCCGATTTGCGGCAATCCTCGATTGGGGCGACCTCACATCTGGCGACCCGGCTTGCGACCTCGCCCGGTTCTATATGTTTTTCCAAGATCCCGATGCCATTTGGGCGGCCACCCGCGACCCTGGGGTCGTCCGCCGGGCTCAGGGATGGGCGCTCCACTTTGGCGTGACCCACCTACGGCATGGGGAACACGGCCAGCCCCGCCATGGCGAGATCGGGAAGCAAACCCTGGAAACCCTGGAGCGGGCAAGCCTCATGCGCTAA
- a CDS encoding lytic transglycosylase domain-containing protein, with translation MGGQIDKRSGAPSRLGAGFTLPMDGNAPLNPMMLGQIAPPQGPEGGDLRTLATQIAEKYGIDPALFQSLVEQESSFNPRAVSSAGAMGLTQLMPKTAQAMGVADPYDPVQSLNGGAKYLSQMLKEFGGDRSLALAAYNAGPGAVKRFGGIPPFSETQDYVRKILGRIGGN, from the coding sequence ATGGGCGGGCAGATCGACAAGCGATCGGGTGCGCCGAGCCGCCTTGGAGCCGGGTTCACCCTCCCCATGGATGGCAACGCCCCGCTTAACCCGATGATGCTGGGCCAGATCGCCCCACCGCAGGGGCCAGAAGGAGGCGACCTCCGGACCTTGGCCACCCAAATCGCCGAGAAGTACGGGATCGACCCCGCTTTGTTCCAGTCTCTCGTCGAACAAGAGAGTTCGTTCAACCCCCGCGCCGTTTCTTCGGCAGGGGCCATGGGGCTCACACAACTGATGCCCAAAACGGCTCAGGCCATGGGTGTCGCCGACCCCTATGACCCCGTGCAAAGCCTGAACGGCGGTGCCAAATACCTTTCCCAGATGCTCAAAGAATTCGGCGGTGACCGCAGCCTTGCCTTGGCCGCATACAATGCCGGACCCGGGGCCGTCAAGCGGTTTGGGGGGATCCCCCCGTTTTCTGAAACCCAAGACTATGTCCGCAAAATCTTGGGGCGGATTGGAGGTAACTGA
- the kdsB gene encoding 3-deoxy-manno-octulosonate cytidylyltransferase — MTCLVVIPSRMGSSRFPGKPLCDLLGKPMVQWVYEAAVASGVSNNVVIATPDQEIVHAAGQFGAPAILTSPDHPSGTDRIAEVARSMPHDFYLNVQGDEPLIDPGDLAACARPLFDDPAVQMSSLMADCPDHEVENPAVVKVVTDLAGDALYFSRHSIPYPRNERTTPVKKHIGLYAYRHSLVESFASWPQTPLEIAESLEQLRFLEHGVRVRMAEGKGSALAVDTPEQAEAVRRLLAERR; from the coding sequence ATGACCTGCCTCGTCGTCATCCCAAGCCGCATGGGGTCTTCCCGGTTCCCGGGAAAACCCCTCTGCGACCTCTTGGGCAAGCCGATGGTCCAATGGGTTTATGAAGCCGCCGTTGCATCCGGGGTTTCCAACAACGTCGTCATTGCCACTCCGGACCAAGAAATCGTACACGCTGCTGGCCAATTTGGGGCACCTGCCATCCTAACCTCGCCCGACCACCCCAGCGGGACTGACCGGATCGCCGAAGTCGCCCGGTCGATGCCCCACGATTTCTACCTCAATGTCCAAGGAGATGAGCCGCTCATCGATCCCGGCGACCTCGCCGCCTGCGCCCGACCGCTCTTCGATGACCCCGCCGTCCAGATGTCTTCGCTAATGGCGGACTGCCCAGACCATGAGGTTGAAAACCCGGCCGTTGTCAAGGTGGTCACCGACCTTGCGGGCGACGCCCTCTATTTCTCACGCCATTCCATCCCGTATCCCCGGAACGAAAGGACAACCCCCGTCAAAAAGCACATTGGCCTCTATGCCTACCGGCACAGCTTGGTCGAATCTTTTGCAAGCTGGCCGCAAACCCCTTTGGAAATCGCCGAGTCGCTCGAACAACTCCGCTTTTTGGAACATGGCGTGCGGGTCCGGATGGCCGAGGGCAAAGGGTCGGCTTTGGCTGTGGACACGCCGGAGCAAGCAGAAGCCGTCCGGCGTCTGCTTGCCGAGCGGCGTTAG
- a CDS encoding insulinase family protein: MIAALIGAALVQTQVKFSVLELPDPQMDHVAIHAYLWRDGAYAKEDAAWRVMAASIGQNSKTYSTSDVEFFGSMAGIRPRVCAAPGFIRVEIVSPPAKWRDSLALAASLIAEPNWRANRWEEMQEMLAKAPADLWRDLVWPPGDFSQKVDGEALANCHARNLDLNGVRVVVSGPVEVGQARDVLAKAAAGWPLPDYRKISRYSEEVKPPDRQATGATSYELTGAPIRVGEKGAAAEFLASVALGIGKGSAVWEQLRERDALAYRVEGFLWPTRQGFVPRLVMIRRAEPNELIHAGTMVNGLKESVKGFALPELARAKVMARQILLRPNAFASVYLDSDSTLFGDRDDDTRWRGLLNGMDLPSVPLARWADALDQVSEEEFRAAAVKMLETAQIHVTRGIPGISD; encoded by the coding sequence ATGATCGCCGCGTTGATCGGGGCGGCGCTGGTTCAGACTCAGGTCAAATTCAGCGTTCTCGAGTTACCGGATCCTCAAATGGACCACGTGGCGATCCATGCCTATCTGTGGCGGGACGGAGCCTATGCGAAGGAAGATGCGGCTTGGCGGGTCATGGCCGCTTCCATCGGCCAAAACTCCAAAACTTATTCAACCAGCGATGTCGAGTTTTTTGGCAGCATGGCAGGCATCCGTCCGCGGGTTTGCGCCGCTCCCGGGTTCATCCGGGTTGAAATTGTTTCTCCCCCGGCAAAATGGCGCGACTCGTTGGCGCTTGCTGCTAGTCTCATCGCGGAACCCAATTGGCGCGCCAACCGTTGGGAAGAAATGCAGGAGATGCTGGCCAAGGCCCCGGCCGATCTTTGGCGTGACCTTGTTTGGCCGCCCGGGGATTTTTCGCAGAAGGTGGATGGCGAAGCCCTTGCGAATTGCCATGCCCGGAACCTGGATCTCAATGGCGTGCGGGTCGTGGTCTCCGGTCCGGTGGAAGTCGGCCAAGCCCGCGATGTGCTCGCCAAGGCGGCAGCGGGGTGGCCGCTGCCGGATTACCGCAAAATCAGCCGCTATTCTGAGGAAGTCAAGCCCCCAGACCGTCAGGCGACCGGCGCAACCAGCTACGAACTCACCGGAGCCCCGATCCGCGTAGGCGAAAAGGGTGCCGCCGCCGAATTCCTGGCTTCGGTTGCGCTTGGTATCGGCAAGGGGTCGGCCGTTTGGGAACAACTCCGAGAACGGGATGCCCTGGCCTATCGGGTCGAAGGATTTTTGTGGCCGACCCGCCAGGGGTTCGTCCCGCGTTTGGTGATGATCCGCCGGGCCGAGCCGAACGAATTGATCCATGCCGGCACGATGGTCAACGGCCTCAAGGAATCGGTCAAAGGGTTTGCGCTTCCCGAACTTGCCCGGGCCAAGGTCATGGCAAGGCAAATCCTGCTCCGGCCCAATGCGTTTGCTTCGGTTTATCTGGATTCGGACTCCACATTGTTTGGCGACCGCGACGACGACACCCGCTGGCGCGGTTTGTTGAATGGCATGGATCTCCCTTCCGTCCCCCTTGCGCGCTGGGCCGATGCGCTTGACCAAGTCAGTGAAGAGGAATTCCGGGCGGCCGCTGTCAAAATGCTGGAGACGGCCCAAATCCACGTCACCCGGGGGATTCCGGGGATATCGGACTAA
- the fliJ gene encoding flagellar export protein FliJ codes for MFKFRLQTVLELRQKELEETELALQLARGKRLDAESDRQGIDRLMAQLRGSNPSTFQGRLDACAYNDRLEDEARALDSLTSVLRAEEEQAEAKWIEARKEVKALENLREKALAEHNAEVNRKEQAALDEWATMRRVA; via the coding sequence ATGTTCAAATTCCGACTTCAAACCGTTCTTGAACTCCGCCAAAAGGAACTTGAAGAAACCGAACTGGCTCTCCAACTTGCCCGAGGAAAGAGGTTGGACGCGGAAAGCGACCGCCAAGGGATTGACCGGCTCATGGCGCAGTTGAGAGGCTCCAACCCATCCACATTCCAAGGGCGGCTAGACGCCTGCGCCTACAACGACCGGCTGGAAGACGAAGCAAGGGCGTTGGACAGCCTAACCAGTGTCCTCAGAGCCGAAGAGGAACAGGCTGAGGCAAAGTGGATCGAGGCCCGAAAAGAAGTCAAAGCTCTTGAAAACCTGAGGGAAAAGGCTCTAGCCGAGCACAATGCGGAGGTCAACCGCAAGGAACAAGCCGCTCTGGACGAATGGGCAACCATGCGGAGGGTGGCATGA
- a CDS encoding TlpA family protein disulfide reductase: MKTLTAATIFACAAAVWANQGVPAQDPKILLPGDKAPAIKVAKYYQGQEIKAFEKGKVYVVEFWATWCGPCIESIPHLNDLSLKLKGKAEFVGVNIWDEEDGQDARISGFVKKMAAKMSYRVAVDTPQMDMTSKWMEASYSDGIPTAFIINQEGLVAWIGHPMEIETPLMQVVEKKFDITAARTAREAEVKKQIEQNELLDQITGAEELYKQGKKDEAIKILDALAENETVGGNAKMAKLGLYAGDNIPAAKEMIKSMAKGEFGDIANLAFFSYEQAIDKAGNRELAVFTSDQILENLKHDDALVLFSVAPAYSVTGEHKKALEILNRALKAFDSSPYAQDEQMKSLRKEIENAAAKEKAAIGG, encoded by the coding sequence ATGAAAACTTTGACCGCCGCCACGATTTTTGCCTGCGCTGCTGCCGTATGGGCCAACCAAGGGGTGCCGGCGCAAGACCCCAAAATCTTGCTGCCGGGAGACAAAGCCCCGGCGATCAAAGTGGCCAAGTATTACCAAGGCCAAGAAATCAAAGCTTTTGAAAAGGGCAAGGTTTACGTCGTCGAGTTCTGGGCCACCTGGTGCGGTCCCTGTATCGAATCGATCCCCCATCTCAACGACCTTAGCCTCAAGCTCAAAGGCAAAGCCGAATTTGTTGGGGTCAACATCTGGGATGAAGAGGATGGCCAAGATGCCCGGATCAGCGGGTTTGTGAAGAAAATGGCGGCCAAGATGAGCTACCGAGTCGCCGTGGACACACCGCAAATGGATATGACTTCCAAATGGATGGAAGCCAGCTACAGCGACGGAATCCCTACCGCGTTCATCATCAACCAAGAGGGTCTCGTCGCATGGATCGGCCACCCGATGGAGATTGAAACACCACTCATGCAAGTGGTTGAGAAGAAGTTCGACATAACTGCCGCCCGCACGGCCAGGGAGGCCGAAGTCAAGAAGCAAATCGAGCAAAACGAACTGCTCGACCAGATCACGGGAGCCGAAGAACTTTACAAGCAAGGCAAAAAGGACGAAGCAATCAAAATCCTGGATGCCCTTGCAGAGAATGAAACCGTCGGAGGCAACGCCAAGATGGCCAAACTCGGCCTCTACGCCGGGGACAACATCCCGGCCGCTAAGGAAATGATCAAATCCATGGCGAAGGGCGAGTTTGGGGACATCGCCAATTTGGCGTTTTTTAGCTACGAGCAAGCGATCGATAAGGCCGGCAACCGGGAGCTCGCCGTATTCACATCCGACCAGATCCTGGAAAACCTCAAACACGACGACGCCTTGGTGCTGTTTTCCGTCGCCCCCGCCTACAGTGTTACTGGGGAGCACAAAAAGGCCCTCGAAATCCTTAACCGTGCACTCAAGGCCTTTGACTCTTCACCCTATGCCCAAGACGAGCAGATGAAGAGCCTCCGCAAGGAAATTGAAAACGCGGCTGCCAAGGAAAAGGCAGCGATCGGGGGCTGA
- a CDS encoding FliI/YscN family ATPase has translation MQAPQFKSAMRAIDSVHRFEVMGRVTQVVGLVIESAGPSARIGDLCIIEAEPGQPGIRCEVVGFRGEKVLMMPLGEISGVKSGCLVKGTGHCLRVPVGEGLFGRTMDALGRPIDGKGPLAVHNHYPVIAQPPNAMERQMIQHPFETGVRAIDSILTMGVGQRVGIFAGSGVGKSTLLGMIARNGQSDVNVIALVGERGREVREFIENDLGPEGLARSIIICATSDEPALMRIKAALSATAIAEYFRDQGLNVMLMMDSVTRFAMAQREIGLAIGEPPSTKGYTPSVFALLPKLMERAGCGPKGAITAIYTILVDGDDTNEPIADAARSILDGHVVLDRKLTSKGHYPPISILQSLSRVMPMVTDEGHVRNAARLRELIAAYADIEDLVSVGAYKPGSKPIADEALDKWDRINAMLRQGKSESTPMADVQLVLNQLVN, from the coding sequence ATGCAGGCTCCCCAATTCAAGAGCGCAATGCGCGCGATCGACTCCGTGCACCGGTTCGAGGTGATGGGGCGCGTCACCCAAGTCGTTGGGCTCGTCATCGAATCCGCCGGGCCGTCGGCCCGGATTGGAGACCTATGCATCATCGAAGCCGAACCCGGCCAGCCCGGAATCCGTTGCGAAGTCGTTGGATTCCGCGGTGAAAAGGTCTTGATGATGCCCCTGGGCGAAATCAGCGGGGTCAAATCCGGGTGCCTCGTCAAAGGCACGGGGCATTGCCTGCGCGTCCCCGTTGGCGAAGGGCTCTTCGGCCGGACAATGGATGCGCTCGGCCGCCCGATCGACGGCAAAGGGCCGCTGGCCGTCCACAACCACTACCCCGTTATTGCGCAACCGCCCAACGCGATGGAGCGGCAGATGATCCAGCATCCTTTTGAAACCGGGGTCCGGGCCATCGATTCCATCTTGACGATGGGCGTTGGGCAACGGGTCGGAATCTTTGCCGGATCCGGCGTCGGGAAATCAACTCTGCTCGGGATGATCGCTCGGAATGGGCAATCCGATGTCAACGTCATCGCCTTGGTCGGCGAGCGCGGACGCGAAGTCCGCGAATTCATCGAAAACGACCTCGGCCCCGAAGGGTTGGCTCGGAGCATCATCATTTGCGCCACCAGCGACGAGCCGGCCCTTATGCGCATCAAGGCGGCCCTGAGCGCCACCGCAATCGCCGAGTACTTCCGCGATCAAGGCCTGAACGTGATGCTGATGATGGACTCCGTGACCCGGTTTGCCATGGCCCAGCGCGAAATCGGGCTGGCGATCGGCGAGCCGCCGAGCACAAAGGGGTACACGCCCAGCGTTTTCGCCCTTTTGCCAAAATTGATGGAACGCGCGGGTTGCGGACCAAAAGGGGCCATCACCGCGATTTACACGATCTTGGTTGATGGGGACGACACCAACGAACCCATCGCCGACGCAGCCAGATCCATCCTGGACGGCCACGTCGTTTTGGACCGCAAGCTCACCTCCAAGGGCCACTACCCCCCGATTTCTATCCTGCAAAGCCTCAGCCGGGTCATGCCGATGGTCACCGACGAAGGTCATGTCCGCAACGCCGCCCGGTTGAGGGAACTCATCGCCGCCTATGCCGACATTGAAGACCTGGTGTCCGTCGGCGCTTACAAACCAGGATCCAAACCCATTGCCGACGAGGCGTTGGATAAATGGGACCGCATCAACGCCATGCTCCGGCAGGGGAAATCGGAAAGCACCCCGATGGCCGACGTGCAACTCGTCTTGAACCAACTCGTCAACTGA
- the secD gene encoding protein translocase subunit SecD: protein MALGPEAFRLNSRNSWFLILVVALTGLSIWGYTLKPLKKGLDVAGGIRLTMQMDKATLTAEQAKNLSRVQKTVQGNLERRVGQGLGVNEGTVTTKGEDQFVIELPGATDLEQAKELLSNTAKVQVFHARSVGTQKRPNKTYQVASEQEIDKSGAPYATFTRSTSPDKIIEPGTPEYDQMIKSWDLILEGDDVVDAFGEVLGNGKSRPMFKFSDAGSKKLAAWSRRYLNEGENLAFVMNGRVLQISPKKDGAVLSDNAYIDGEFDAGYIRQLTDLVKSGSLPVDLKVLASEKISPTIGDEAFNQMVRAGVISFVIIIIYLIGYYAFPGLVAAVAMTLYCLFTITVMKYIGATFSLASLAAFILSVGMAVDANILVFERVKEELRAGRKLLTAVELGFKRALSAILDSNACTVITSTVLFILGTSAVKGFATALVIGVLVSFFTAVAVTRSLLVGLTSLGIGTDPKWYALNRNLFGEKLEAGASDKVIQVIGKAKRWFTLSAVLIVPGIIALAVFGIKPNVEFQGGFEASFVVDNSVTTQQVNANLAAAGFKGTNVKLATLEGGKHQVYITVPTGQGLQSATAQADIAKAAGLTVDKDSGISEIGPSISKETTTNAINGVLISSALIVLYMALRFGFALGGMKNGVKFGASAVMALLHDVLFIVGMAAIIGKLLGWEVSSMFITAMLTVIGFSVHDTIIIFDRIRENLRRSKGAETFEHLCDKSVTQTVARSINTSAAAMLPLALLLIFGTPTPDLKFMVLVMFLGILVGTYSSIFNASPILWLWDRAVVKRKGEAEGLVYEAQHETKLRAAQVVATQTSATQEDTSAYGTIRRKKSVREQASHSIEDEE from the coding sequence TTGGCCCTCGGGCCGGAGGCTTTTCGTTTGAACTCCCGAAACAGTTGGTTTCTCATCCTTGTAGTCGCCCTGACCGGGCTCTCGATTTGGGGCTACACCCTCAAACCGCTCAAGAAGGGCCTCGATGTCGCCGGTGGGATCCGCCTGACCATGCAAATGGACAAGGCCACCTTGACCGCCGAGCAGGCCAAAAACCTTTCCCGCGTGCAAAAAACCGTCCAGGGGAACTTGGAGCGGCGGGTGGGGCAAGGCCTTGGCGTCAACGAAGGAACGGTCACGACCAAGGGTGAAGACCAATTTGTAATTGAACTGCCCGGTGCAACCGACCTGGAGCAAGCCAAGGAACTCCTGAGCAACACTGCCAAAGTCCAGGTGTTCCACGCCCGCAGTGTCGGGACGCAAAAACGCCCGAACAAAACCTACCAGGTCGCTTCCGAGCAGGAAATCGACAAGAGCGGGGCCCCCTATGCCACGTTCACCCGGAGCACATCGCCCGACAAGATCATCGAACCCGGCACACCGGAGTACGACCAAATGATCAAGAGTTGGGATTTGATCCTGGAAGGCGACGATGTCGTCGATGCGTTTGGCGAAGTCCTCGGCAACGGCAAATCTCGGCCGATGTTCAAATTCAGCGACGCCGGCTCAAAGAAGCTAGCGGCTTGGTCCCGCCGGTACCTTAATGAAGGCGAAAATCTCGCGTTCGTCATGAACGGTCGCGTGCTGCAGATCTCCCCGAAGAAGGACGGCGCGGTGCTTTCGGACAATGCCTACATCGACGGCGAGTTCGACGCCGGATACATCCGCCAACTGACGGATCTCGTGAAATCCGGCTCGCTGCCCGTTGACCTCAAGGTTTTGGCCAGCGAAAAAATCTCCCCCACCATTGGTGATGAAGCCTTCAACCAGATGGTGCGCGCCGGGGTTATCAGCTTCGTCATCATCATCATCTATTTGATTGGCTATTACGCCTTCCCTGGGCTCGTCGCCGCCGTCGCCATGACGCTTTATTGCTTGTTCACCATCACGGTGATGAAGTACATCGGGGCGACGTTTAGCTTGGCTTCTTTGGCCGCTTTCATCCTGTCGGTTGGGATGGCCGTGGACGCCAACATCCTTGTTTTTGAGCGGGTCAAAGAAGAACTCCGGGCGGGCCGCAAGCTGCTGACCGCGGTCGAACTCGGCTTTAAACGGGCCTTGTCGGCAATCCTCGACTCCAATGCCTGCACAGTCATCACCTCGACGGTGTTGTTCATCCTCGGCACCTCTGCTGTGAAGGGATTTGCAACTGCCCTCGTCATCGGGGTTTTGGTCAGCTTTTTCACCGCCGTCGCCGTTACCCGGTCGCTCCTTGTCGGCCTCACATCGCTGGGAATCGGAACCGACCCCAAATGGTATGCGCTGAACCGCAACCTGTTTGGAGAGAAGCTGGAAGCCGGCGCATCGGACAAGGTGATCCAAGTCATCGGCAAGGCCAAGCGGTGGTTCACCTTGTCTGCCGTGCTCATCGTCCCCGGTATCATCGCCTTGGCCGTCTTCGGCATCAAACCCAACGTCGAATTCCAGGGCGGATTTGAAGCCAGCTTCGTCGTCGATAACTCGGTGACAACCCAACAAGTGAACGCCAATTTGGCCGCCGCTGGGTTCAAGGGCACCAACGTCAAATTGGCGACGCTCGAGGGTGGCAAGCACCAGGTCTACATCACTGTCCCCACTGGTCAAGGTTTGCAGAGCGCCACAGCCCAAGCCGATATCGCCAAAGCCGCAGGGCTGACGGTCGACAAAGACTCCGGAATCAGTGAAATCGGCCCCAGCATCAGCAAAGAAACAACTACCAACGCCATCAATGGCGTGTTGATCTCGTCGGCCCTGATCGTGCTTTACATGGCACTCCGGTTCGGATTCGCCCTTGGCGGCATGAAGAACGGGGTCAAGTTCGGGGCGAGTGCCGTCATGGCCCTGCTCCACGACGTGCTCTTCATCGTTGGCATGGCCGCCATCATCGGAAAGCTTTTGGGTTGGGAGGTCAGTTCGATGTTCATCACCGCCATGCTGACGGTCATCGGCTTTTCAGTCCATGATACGATCATCATTTTCGACCGGATCCGAGAGAATCTGCGGCGATCCAAAGGCGCGGAAACCTTCGAGCACTTGTGCGACAAATCCGTGACCCAAACGGTTGCCCGGTCGATCAACACCTCGGCCGCGGCGATGCTGCCCCTGGCTTTGCTCCTGATCTTCGGCACCCCCACTCCTGACCTCAAGTTCATGGTTCTCGTCATGTTCCTTGGAATCCTCGTCGGGACATACAGCTCCATCTTCAACGCCTCTCCCATCCTCTGGCTTTGGGATCGGGCCGTTGTCAAACGAAAGGGCGAAGCCGAAGGGCTGGTTTACGAAGCGCAGCACGAGACCAAACTCCGAGCCGCCCAGGTTGTTGCAACCCAAACCTCGGCAACCCAAGAGGACACCAGCGCATACGGGACGATCCGCCGCAAGAAATCCGTCCGCGAACAGGCCAGCCACTCCATCGAAGACGAAGAGTAG
- a CDS encoding sugar phosphate isomerase/epimerase, whose protein sequence is MKIGLFTALFGDKPLTEVLDIVQSLGIGAVEIGAGAYPGSPHLDVEKLLQSKEARDQLHAELARRGLVLSAISVHGNPLHPVKSIAVDHHNAFRRGVELAHALGIERVNGFSGCPGDNPDAKNPNWVTCAWPDEFRDILAYQWSVALPYWQEQADFLESKNVNFGIEMHPGFLAYNNESLLTLRNGAGKNGHRIGANFDPSHLWWQGIDPLAAVRQLGREGALFHVHAKDTRIDPETARINGNLDTKSYGDIAGRSWVFRSVGYGHPVEWWKDFVSVLRTVGYDFVLSIEHEDGLMTSTEGLSKAVEVLKQAVIAEEAGPMFWARD, encoded by the coding sequence ATGAAGATCGGCCTCTTCACCGCCCTGTTCGGAGATAAACCGCTCACCGAAGTCCTCGACATCGTCCAATCGCTTGGCATCGGTGCCGTGGAAATTGGGGCTGGTGCCTATCCGGGCTCTCCCCACCTTGATGTCGAGAAGCTGTTGCAAAGCAAGGAGGCCCGCGATCAGTTGCATGCCGAATTGGCACGGCGGGGGCTGGTTCTCAGTGCCATTTCCGTGCATGGCAATCCCCTCCACCCGGTTAAGTCCATCGCCGTAGACCACCACAACGCATTCCGCCGGGGGGTGGAACTGGCCCATGCGCTTGGCATCGAAAGGGTTAACGGATTCAGCGGCTGCCCGGGCGACAATCCGGATGCGAAAAACCCAAACTGGGTCACTTGCGCTTGGCCCGATGAATTCCGAGACATCCTCGCCTACCAATGGTCTGTCGCGTTGCCCTACTGGCAAGAACAAGCGGATTTCCTCGAATCCAAAAACGTCAATTTCGGCATTGAGATGCACCCAGGATTCCTGGCCTACAACAACGAATCCTTGCTGACGCTGCGCAACGGGGCCGGCAAAAACGGTCACCGGATCGGGGCCAACTTCGACCCATCTCACCTGTGGTGGCAAGGCATCGACCCGTTGGCCGCCGTTCGGCAACTTGGTCGCGAAGGTGCCCTGTTCCATGTTCACGCCAAAGACACGAGGATCGACCCGGAAACGGCCCGGATCAACGGCAACCTGGACACCAAGTCCTATGGCGACATCGCCGGCCGGTCATGGGTGTTCCGCTCGGTCGGCTACGGCCACCCGGTGGAATGGTGGAAGGACTTTGTCTCCGTCCTGCGCACCGTTGGCTACGACTTCGTCTTGAGCATCGAACACGAAGACGGTCTGATGACATCGACGGAAGGCCTTTCCAAGGCGGTAGAGGTTCTCAAGCAAGCCGTCATCGCCGAAGAGGCCGGCCCGATGTTCTGGGCCCGCGACTGA
- the fliG gene encoding flagellar motor switch protein FliG, whose amino-acid sequence MRKKAIELTPRRKAAIILAVMGPEFAGEILKHFNEDQVEAISMEIARLEKVSPELKARIISEFHEMAQAQEFIAEGGVDSAKKALIAAFGEDKAGELTKKIVSAMQVVPFEFLKRADPQQLLSFIQEEHPQTIALILAYMNTTQAATIISKLPADLRGEVAERIAAMDQTPPEVIRSVESILEKKVSNVINTEMTKAGGPKSLVDLLSRVDRQTERLILDALTENNPELADEVKNMMFVFEDIVQLDDRAVQSILKEVDSKDLGTALKGVKQEVQEKIYRNMSERAVNMLKEDMEFMGPVKMRTVEEAQQKIVAVIRRLEESGEIEIGRDEEEILV is encoded by the coding sequence ATGCGCAAGAAAGCCATCGAACTCACCCCCAGGCGCAAGGCGGCAATCATCTTGGCCGTCATGGGGCCGGAATTTGCCGGGGAAATCCTCAAACACTTCAACGAAGACCAAGTCGAAGCCATCTCGATGGAGATCGCCCGGTTGGAAAAGGTCTCGCCAGAGCTCAAAGCCCGCATCATCTCTGAATTCCATGAGATGGCCCAAGCCCAAGAATTCATTGCCGAAGGCGGGGTGGACAGTGCTAAAAAGGCCCTCATCGCCGCATTTGGTGAGGACAAAGCCGGTGAACTGACCAAAAAAATCGTTTCGGCCATGCAGGTCGTCCCGTTCGAATTCCTCAAACGAGCCGACCCCCAACAGCTCCTCAGCTTCATCCAAGAGGAGCATCCTCAAACAATCGCCTTGATCTTGGCCTACATGAACACAACCCAGGCGGCGACCATCATCAGCAAACTGCCGGCCGATTTGCGAGGCGAAGTAGCCGAACGCATCGCCGCCATGGACCAAACCCCGCCGGAAGTCATCCGGTCCGTCGAATCCATCTTGGAAAAAAAGGTCTCCAACGTCATCAACACCGAAATGACTAAAGCTGGGGGGCCCAAATCGCTGGTGGATCTGCTGAGCCGCGTCGACCGGCAGACGGAGCGCCTGATCTTGGATGCCCTCACCGAGAACAACCCCGAACTCGCCGATGAAGTCAAGAACATGATGTTTGTCTTTGAGGACATCGTCCAACTTGACGACCGCGCCGTCCAATCCATCCTCAAGGAAGTCGATTCCAAGGATCTCGGCACCGCCCTCAAAGGCGTCAAGCAAGAAGTCCAAGAAAAGATCTACCGTAACATGTCCGAACGGGCCGTGAACATGCTCAAAGAAGACATGGAATTCATGGGGCCGGTCAAGATGCGGACGGTCGAGGAAGCCCAACAAAAGATCGTGGCCGTCATCCGCCGTCTGGAAGAATCCGGGGAAATCGAAATTGGACGGGACGAGGAGGAGATCCTTGTCTAG